The Anguilla rostrata isolate EN2019 chromosome 18, ASM1855537v3, whole genome shotgun sequence genome has a window encoding:
- the spef1 gene encoding sperm flagellar protein 1, producing MNKELDEETLQDLYAWIDKIPLSRPKRNITRDFSDGVMAAEVVKFYFPKLVELHNYTPANSTHQKLNNWGTLNRKVFAKLNFHVPEDTIKKISLCTAGLIESVLCTLREKIEDKRLGALEERGPQDLEYYSTTNEKSKTDHLRIPAAPSHVKPGPGPRKDDNRLVQKTRAQPTTVTTSHMDPTFRLLMEEKEQALLALKETVEILQIKVNRLEHLVQLKDLRIEDLTRHVERYRTRANMA from the exons ATGAATAAAGAACTAGATGAAGAGACATTGCAAGATCTGTATGCTTGGATTGACAAAATACCACTTTCCAGACCAAAACGGAATATAACAAGGGACTTCAGTGACGGAG TGATGGCAGCTGAGGTGGTGaagttttattttccaaaactcGTGGAGCTGCATAACTACACTCCTGCCAACTCGACCCACCAGAAGCTGAACAACTGGGGCACTCTGAACAG gaaGGTCTTCGCAAAGTTGAACTTCCATGTTCCAGAAGACACCATAAAGAAAATATCACTATGCACAGCTGGGCTTATTGAGTCTGTTCTCTGCACATTGAGAGAGAAGATTGAAGACAAGCGGCTGGGAGCTCTCGAAGAGAGAGGgccacag gacTTGGAGTACTACAGCAccacaaatgaaaaatcaaaAACAG ATCACCTCCGTATCCCAGCGGCACCCTCTCACGTGAAGCCGGGTCCCGGGCCGAGGAAAGACGACAACAGACTTGTGCAGAAAACCAG GGCCCAGCCCACCACGGTGACCACCTCCCACATGGACCCCACGTTCCGCCTTCtgatggaggagaaggagcaggcCCTCTTAGCCCTGAAGGAGACAGTGGAG ATCTTGCAGATCAAAGTGAACAGGCTTGAGCACCTGGTTCAGCTGAAAGACCTGCGCATTGAGGATTTAACCCGACATGTAGAGCGGTACAGGACCCGGGCTAACATGGCATGA
- the erlin1 gene encoding erlin-1, translated as MVMAHVGAIVAAITGVLFILLHSSIHKIEEGHLAVYYRGGALLTAPNGPGYHIMLPFITTYRSVQTTLQTDEIKNVPCGTSGGVMIYFDRIEVVNMLVPSAVLEIVKNYTADYDKTLIFNKIHHELNQFCSVHTLQEVYIELFDIIDENLKIALQKDLNVMAPGLTIQAVRVTKPKIPESIRRNFELMEAEKTRLLITVQTQKVVEKEAETERKKAIIEAQKSAQVAEINFQQKVMEKETEKRISEIEDGAFLARERARADAEFYTAAKYTEANALKLTPEYLELMKYQAIAANSKIYFGQDIPSMFVDNSAPSGTRPDATDSPEQSDAVGKAEKHRKGGRSATRDPKTSPED; from the exons ATGGTAATGGCGCATGTCGGGGCTATAGTTGCTGCCATCACGGGGGTGTTGTTCATCCTGCTACACTCGTCCATACACAAGATTGAGGAAGGACACCTGGCTGTTTACTACAG GGGCGGGGCTTTGCTGACCGCTCCCAATGGACCAGGCTACCACATCATGCTGCCCTTCATAACCACGTACAGATCCGTACAG ACAACCCTTCAAACGGACGAAATAAAGAACGTGCCTTGTGGAACAAG TGGTGGCGTCATGATCTACTTTGACCGAATCGAGGTGGTGAACATGCTGGTGCCCTCTGCAG TGTTGGAGATCGTGAAGAACTACACCGCGGATTACGACAAGACGCTGATATTCAACAAGATCCACCACGAACTCAACCAGTTCTGCAGCGTCCACACTCTCCAAGAGGTCTACATCGAATTATTCG ACATCATAGATGAGAATCTGAAAATCGCCCTCCAGAAGGACCTGAACGTCATGGCACCTGGGCTCACCATCCAG gcGGTTCGTGTCACCAAGCCGAAAATCCCAGAGTCGATCAGAAGGAACTTTGAGCTGAT GGAGGCAGAGAAGACCCGGCTACTCATCACAGTTCAGACTCAGAAAGTGGTGGAGAAAGAGGCGGAAACGGAGAGGAAGAAGGCCATTATCG AGGCCCAGAAGTCGGCCCAGGTGGCGGAAATTAATTTCCAGCAGAAGGTGATGGAGAAGGAAACGGAGAAGAGGATTTCTGAAATCGAGG ACGGGGCGTTCTTGGCCAGAGAGAGGGCCAGAGCCGACGCAGAGTTCTACACCGCGGCAAAGTACACCGAGGCCAACGCG CTTAAGCTGACCCCCGAATACCTGGAGCTAATGAAGTACCAGGCCATCGCGGCCAACAGCAAGATCTACTTCGGCCAGGACATACCCAGCATGTTCGTGgacaacagcgccccctccgGCACGAGGCCAGACGCGACGGACTCCCCCGAGCAGTCTGATGCCGTGGGCAAGGCGGAGAAGCACAGGAAAGGAGGGCGCTCGGCAACAAGAGACCCCAAAACAAGCCCTGAGGACTGA